In Terriglobales bacterium, the genomic window CTCTCAGTGCTGGTGCCTCCAGGGATCGGCCGCGCGATGGTCCCACGCGGAGAGCACGGGAAGCTGTCCCACCGCGCCCTCCTCGAAGGGGCAAGGCTTGCCCTCGAGGTGGTCCTCGAACTCCTTGCGGAACTTCTTGACCATGCTGATGACCGGCATGGCGGCGGCGTCGCCCAGCGGGCAGAAGGTCTTGCCCAGCATGTTCTCGGCCAGGTAACGCAGGTTGTCGATGTCCTTGCTGACCCCGCCGCCGGCGTGGAAGCGCACCAGGGTCTTCTTCAGCCAGTCGGTGCCCTCGCGGCAGGGGATGCACCAGCCGCACGACTCGTGCTGGTAGAAGCGGGTGGTGCGCAGGCAGAACTTGACGATGCAGGTAGCGTCGTCGAGCACGATCACCCCGCCCGAGCCCAGGAAGGTGCCGATCTTGGCCAGGCTGTCGAAGTCCATGGCCACGTCCACTTCATCGGCAGTCAGGATGGGGACGGAGGAGCCGCCCGGCACCACCGCCTTGAGCTTGCGCCCGGGACGCATGCCCCCGGCCACCTCGTAAATCATCTTCTTCAGGTTGTAGCCCAGGGGCAGCTCGTAGACGCCGGGCTTGGCCACGCAGCCGGAGAGGCAGAAAAGGCGGGTGCCGCCGTTCTTGGGCGTTCCCAGCGAGGCGTACCAGTCGCCGCCTCCCAGGATCACGTGGGGGACGCTGGCCAGGGTCTCGGCGTTGTTGATGACGGTGGGCCCGCCCCACAGCCCCACCACCGCGGGGAAGGGAGGCCGGATGCGGGGAATGCCGCGCTTGCCTTCCAGCGACTCCATGAGCGCCGACTCTTCGCCCACCTCGTAGGCGCCGGCGCCGGTGTGGGAGGCGATGTCGAAATCGCGGCCGCTGCCGAAGATGTTCTTTCCCAGGAAGCCGCGGGCGTAGGCGTCGGCCAGAGCCTTCTCCATGATGCGCAGCAGGTAGCGGTACTCGCCGCGCAGGTAGATGTAGCCGCGCTTGGCGCCCACCGCCAGCCCGGCGATGATCACGCCCTCGATCACCGAGTGCGGGTCGTGCTCGAAGATGAGGCGGTCCTTGCAGGTGCCGGGCTCGCTCTCGTCGCCGTTGCACAGGATGTACTTGGGCTTGGGCGACTCCTTGGGGACGAACGACCACTTCATGCCGGCGGAGAAGCCGGCGCCGCCGCGCCCGCGCAGCGCCGACTTCTTGACCTCCTCGATGATGGCGTCGGGAGTCATGGCCAGCGCCTTCTCGACGGCCTTGTAGCCGTCGAGGGCGAGGTAGCGGTCGATGTCGGTGGCCCCCTTGCCAAAGCGCTTGGAGACGACCTTCACCTCGTCGGGATGGGAGACCAGATCAGCCATGGAACCAATTGCAGATTGAAGATTTCAGATTGCAGATTGCCTCGGCCCTTGGCGCGGCGGAAGGGAAATCTTCAATTTGAACTCTGCAATCTGAATCCTCACTCCTGTCCTTTCCTCAGTTCATCCAAAATCTGTTCTGCGCGCTCGGCCGTGAGCTTCTCGTGGTACTCGTAGTTCACCTGCATGGCCGGTCCCCAACTGCAGGCCCCGATGCACTCCACTTCCTCGAGCGAGAACATGCCGTCGGGCGTGACGCCCTTGTGCCCGATGCCCAGCTTGCGCTTGCAGCCGTCGAAGACCTTCTCCGCGCCCGCCAGCATGCAGGAGATGTTGGTGCACACCTGCACGTTGTACTTGCCGACAGGCTGGGTGTGCAGCATCGAGTAATAAGAGATGACGTTGCGGACCTCCAGTTCGGTCAGCTCCAGCCGGTGGGCCAGCTCGGCGACGATCTCGTCGGTGATGTGTCCCGCTTCGTCCTGCGCATAGAGCAGCATGGGCACCAGCACCGAGCGCTTGGTCGGATAGTTGCCTAGCATCTGCTGGTAGCGCTTCTCGAGTTGTTCCGAGAACTGCATCGTCCTTGCTGACCCCTGATCCCTGACTCCTACCGGTCAATCTCGCCCAAAACGATGTCGATGCTTCCTATCGCCGCCACCACGTCCGCGATCAGCCGGCCCTCGCACATCTTCGAGAGTGCCTGCAGGTTGGCGTAGGAGGGTGAGCGCATGTGCACGCGGTAGGGCTTGGCGGTACCGTCGGAAACCACGTAGTAGCCCATCTCGCCGCGCGGCGACTCGATGGCCTGGTAGACCTCGCCCGCCGGCACCGGGAAACCCTCAGTCACGATCTTGAAGTGGTAGATGAGCGCTTCCATCTGCGTCTTCATCTTCTCGCGGTCGGGAAGGACGACCTTGGGCGCGGCCGCCTTGACCGGGCCCTCGGGCATCCCCGCCAGCGCCTGCTGCACGATCTTGTTGGACTCGCGCAGTTCCTCGACGCGCAGGATGTAGCGCGCGAAGACGTCGCCGTCCTGCGAGACCGGCACCTGGAACTGGAACTTCTCGTAGCTGGAGTAGGGCAGATCGCGGCGCAGGTCCCAGTCCACGCCGCTGGCGCGGGCGGTAGGGCCGGTGGCGCCCAGCGCGATGGCATCTTCGCGCGAGAGCTTGCCCACGCCCTGGGTGCGATTCAGCCAGATGCGGTTGCCGGTCAGCAGGTCTTCGTACTCGTCCACCTTCTCCGGGAAGCGGTCGGCGAACTGCTTCACCCGCTCGAAGAAGCCCAGCGGCGGCTCCAGCGCCAGGCCGCCCACGCGGAAGTACGAGGTCATCATGCGCTGCCCGCTGACCATCTCGAAGAGGCGCAGCACGTCCTCGCGCTCGCGGAAGCAGTAGAGGAAGACGGAAAGCGCGCCGATATCCATGGCGTGCGTGCCCAGCCACACCAGGTGAGAGTTGATGCGCGTGAGTTCGTTGAGCAGCACGCGCATCCACTGCGCCCGCGGCGGGATTTCCAGCCCCAGCAGCTTCTCCACGGCCAGCACGTAGCAGAGGTTGTTGGTCAGAGGGCAGAGGTAGTCGATGCGGTCGGTGAGGGGCACCACCTGCTGGTAGAACTTGGCCTCGCAGGTCTTCTCGATGCCGGTGTGCAGGTAGCCGATGTCGGGCACCATGCGCACCACGTTCTCGCCGTCGATCTCCAGGATGAGCCGCAGCACGCCGTGGGTGGAGGGATGCTGGGGACCCATGTTCAGGATCATGGTGCGGTCCTGCCCGGCCTCCAGCACCGGCGTTGGCGTGAGGTGGGCCATGCTTACCGGAATCCCTCGACCGGGTAGTCCTTGCGCAGGGGATGTCCCTGCCAGTCTTCCGGCATGAGCAGGCGGCGCAGGTAGGGATGCCCGGCGAAGCGCACCCCGAACAGGTCGAAGACCTCGCGCTCGAAGAAGTTGGCGGCCGGCCACACGCTGGTCACCGACTCCAGGTTGGGGTCGTCGCCGGGCAGGCGCACCTTCAGCCGCACCCGCTCCTTGCGCGGGATCGACAGCAGGTGGTAGATGACCTCGAAGCGGGGCTCGCCGGGATGGCGGTCCACGCAGGTCAGGTCGGAGAGGAAGTCGAAGCGGGTGGCCGGGTCGGCTTCCAGGATGGCACAGGCCTCGCGCAGCGCGCTGCGCTCCAGGGTGAGGGTAAGCTCGTCGCGGTCGAGCACCGCCGCCTGGACCGCCGCCGGCTTCCAGGCCAGCAGGCGCGCCAGCGCCGGG contains:
- the nuoF gene encoding NADH-quinone oxidoreductase subunit NuoF: MADLVSHPDEVKVVSKRFGKGATDIDRYLALDGYKAVEKALAMTPDAIIEEVKKSALRGRGGAGFSAGMKWSFVPKESPKPKYILCNGDESEPGTCKDRLIFEHDPHSVIEGVIIAGLAVGAKRGYIYLRGEYRYLLRIMEKALADAYARGFLGKNIFGSGRDFDIASHTGAGAYEVGEESALMESLEGKRGIPRIRPPFPAVVGLWGGPTVINNAETLASVPHVILGGGDWYASLGTPKNGGTRLFCLSGCVAKPGVYELPLGYNLKKMIYEVAGGMRPGRKLKAVVPGGSSVPILTADEVDVAMDFDSLAKIGTFLGSGGVIVLDDATCIVKFCLRTTRFYQHESCGWCIPCREGTDWLKKTLVRFHAGGGVSKDIDNLRYLAENMLGKTFCPLGDAAAMPVISMVKKFRKEFEDHLEGKPCPFEEGAVGQLPVLSAWDHRAADPWRHQH
- a CDS encoding NAD(P)H-dependent oxidoreductase subunit E, whose protein sequence is MQFSEQLEKRYQQMLGNYPTKRSVLVPMLLYAQDEAGHITDEIVAELAHRLELTELEVRNVISYYSMLHTQPVGKYNVQVCTNISCMLAGAEKVFDGCKRKLGIGHKGVTPDGMFSLEEVECIGACSWGPAMQVNYEYHEKLTAERAEQILDELRKGQE
- the nuoD gene encoding NADH dehydrogenase (quinone) subunit D, coding for MAHLTPTPVLEAGQDRTMILNMGPQHPSTHGVLRLILEIDGENVVRMVPDIGYLHTGIEKTCEAKFYQQVVPLTDRIDYLCPLTNNLCYVLAVEKLLGLEIPPRAQWMRVLLNELTRINSHLVWLGTHAMDIGALSVFLYCFREREDVLRLFEMVSGQRMMTSYFRVGGLALEPPLGFFERVKQFADRFPEKVDEYEDLLTGNRIWLNRTQGVGKLSREDAIALGATGPTARASGVDWDLRRDLPYSSYEKFQFQVPVSQDGDVFARYILRVEELRESNKIVQQALAGMPEGPVKAAAPKVVLPDREKMKTQMEALIYHFKIVTEGFPVPAGEVYQAIESPRGEMGYYVVSDGTAKPYRVHMRSPSYANLQALSKMCEGRLIADVVAAIGSIDIVLGEIDR
- a CDS encoding NADH-quinone oxidoreductase subunit C; this translates as MALAPAIRTIEALKEHPALARLLAWKPAAVQAAVLDRDELTLTLERSALREACAILEADPATRFDFLSDLTCVDRHPGEPRFEVIYHLLSIPRKERVRLKVRLPGDDPNLESVTSVWPAANFFEREVFDLFGVRFAGHPYLRRLLMPEDWQGHPLRKDYPVEGFR